A stretch of DNA from Oreochromis aureus strain Israel breed Guangdong linkage group 10, ZZ_aureus, whole genome shotgun sequence:
GGTCATTCTCCGTGTTGTCCAGCCACAGACGAACAGCCACAGAGTTTCCCTCTCTGCACTGTGTGAAGATGTCATCCATGGGTATGCTGCAGGTTCCGCCTGGTTTAAGCTCAGGATCACAGAACCTGTAAGAGGTTTTAATAAGTTAGGCTTTCCCCCCCTCACACTTAAAAGCTTTGCACACCTTCCAGCACATTATCAGACATCACTCACTTTTGAATCTAGATTGCTATCAGCGCCATTCTGATGACTGACTAGTTTTAAGGCCAGTGGGGGCcttaaaaatgatcaaaatgttaAATTCACTATTTGCTGCAAAAATATCCAGAAGCCAGCGGAATATAAAGTGGCTGAACTCTCCCACATTTCCTCTTGGCTTCATCTGCCTCCGTTGAATCGGATGGGCTGGCCTATTGGATCACTTTGAAAACTActgtaaaaaaatgttcaagTTCAATCAACAACGAAGCTTCTCGGGTTTGTTGTATGTTTAGAAAAAGTGTGAACTgtatagaaaaaaaagttttcaaacCTTTTACCAGCTGCTGAACGATCGATTTCTTGttggtttcttttttcccccgcGAAAGTCTGCCGTCTCCTCAAATTTAAGAGCAGGGAATGGTCGCTCCGAGTCCACGCCCCGCTCCTCAGAGCTGATGTGGGCTACTGCTGGGGAGAAGTTCGAGGAGGTGTCCGCTACTGGCAACCATATCCCGGGACACCGAAGCAccagcgccccctgctggaggCAACGCAACGATGCAAAAGCAAGCGGGGTATTTAGATGATCTGAAGTCTGCTGAATAGGACGCAGgcagctttgttttcttttttcatccaATTTAGAGAAAATGGTGTATTTTAAATAGCCTATtaggaaaaaatgaaatgattgtACATTTAAAGTAAGGAAAAGACAAATTGACAGGGTTGTGCAAAATTCTTGAgccacctctcatttctttttattgtttgcttccaaggagccagactttcttgcatattttttaaaaatactcttAAGCAACACTTATAGAGATCTTCTGGGTGTCTTTCAAAGTTTATCTTTATTCTAGGAcattagctgctttttcatCCATTTTTAGTCCAGTCCTTCTACCTGACTATTTTCAGAGGATTATAACACTGATCTGTGAATCATTTAAGCACACAAAAGACACCAAACTCAAGATATGAACCAGAGTTCTGTCTACATATAACAAGTTAGCAAAGAGCCAGTGTTAAACTGCATCTCTGGGCTCTTTGTTAATAGTCACCAGCTGGAAAACCACCTAATTTGTCCCTATTTCTTTTAGCTGATTCAGcacaaaatgccaaagataacacaggtTGACAGGtgtaaaacaatatttttgcaCCATCAAGGTGGCATTAGCtaaaatttgaggaaactggacaaatgATGAGTGGCAGGGCTACAGCAGATTATCAGTATCTGAAAGAAACACGGGTGAAAAGTCCACACTATCAGTCacggattggcctccccagagctcgGACCTCAACATTGGGAAGcggtgtgggatcatgttgacagagaatgGAATCAAAGGCACCCAAcagccaaagaagagctttgaatgttctCCAAAAAGCCTCAAGAActgttcctgaagactacttaaagaaattacaagaaagcttatCTAAGAAAGTTCaaactgtgttgaagaataaagaataaaccaGTAATTAATGTTGGCTAATTATGACTTTTCATAACATTTTAATGCATCACAACAggattatatatgtatacaaattaaaactatAAAGTGTCATAGTTTCATAAACTTGTTTGTTCttagatagattttttttttgccaatttataacttgaaaaataaacagcaagATTTATGTTGTTCAGTTACTTAGTGTTTTTAGGACAAATAACTCCATATGGCAACGTGAAATCCCCTCATCTGTTTTAACTAGCTTGTTATTGACAAGGAATGTAAATCTCATTGGCTccctctctgcagcagcagggcGGCGAAATATTGCGGCAAAAACCATTTTCTCCAAACAACATCAATAACTGGAACTAAACGTCTTCATTCACAGCCATAAGAATGCAAACGTCTTCAATTATTTACTGTCACAGCTGCTGGCTGTTTATTGCGGCTCTCCTTCAGGATTTAGAGGGTGTGCAACACTGATTGTGCAAACACAGGAaatgatggggaggaggggAAGATGATGATATGTGACAAAGGTCGTGAACTGCCTTCAGAGCTACACAAGCCAGAGCACGTGGCGTTCCCCCGACTGTGTTCAGACACCTGAACAGGATGAAGGCAGGATGCCTTTAATGTTTTCAAACCACAAAAGTAACGTTCTGTCGCTGTTGTGTTTTAAAAGGTTGCTGTCATTTTTCAGGGAGGGTCATCCTATTCATTTTATAACTTACACTATATACTACACGCTGTACTGTTATACTGTGCAATTCCACAAAACATCTGTCTTGAAATCACATCTGGGTTTTTCACCAGATTGGTCTTTCAGGTGTTCCTGTGATGGATTGATCCCACAACTTTGATTTACAATCATGATAAACAACCAAACTCTGATGCTTTCTCCTGTAGTGTGTCCTTTGTCCCATCTCTCTTtgttctcttctctttcccctcatccCAAATTGGTCGTGGCTCCTCCCTGAGCAtaattctgctggaggtttcttccttttaaaagggagtttttccttcccacggtCACCAAGCACTTGTTTTTAGGAGATCACGTGATTGTTGGTGGTTCTGTCTAATAGTTTCGgtatttaccttacaatataaagagctTTGAGGCGACTCTTGTTATgaattggcactatataaataaaattgaattgtaggtacagatgcacacaaacacacacatgctgtcAAACAACTCTCATTAGCAAACAACATCACCTTTTATGGGTAGACTTTTAATGTTAGCCTTTTACAATTTTTTCACTACTGTGTAATTACTGCACAATTGAAATTCCTATCATGAATGACATTCCTCCTCCTCATACGACGCTCCTGATCGATAACTGTGCCAAACCTGTAACATGTAATGCCTTTCATGGTCATTAATTGACTTTAGATTCATCTATTGctgactaaggaaaagcaaaaaaaatcaactaTACCCTATTTATTAGACTCTTTTTGTCCCGATAGGCTCTCTGATTTAGATGCATCTTCTGATAAGTATGTAGATTTAGATGACGTAAACAGTGGCGGAGAGCTGGCAGAATCAATCTGGCCACCAGCTACTGAAGGCTGAGAAAATCCTCCTGTATATGAAGGTCCAATGCCAGCTTTATCAAGCACTGGAGCATTTAGCGTTTCATTTGTGGGAGTGAGCGGTGTGGCAGCTGATAATTTGAGTTCTGAGGACACAGACGCATCCAGCTCAGCTGGAAGTGGAGATGAGGTGTTGGGAGCATGATGTGTTGCTGAAATTTCAGTCCCAGCAGCTCCAGATGCTGCCTCTTCCTTGGCATTCTCTGCAGCTTTGCTCTCCAGCTCCTCCATCCGCCGCTGGACCATCCGAGGCATCAGCTGCACATAGGTGCCCATTAAACGATGGTTAGAGCGAATGAGCTTCCCCGCACAGTTGTCCACACAGCGCTCCTGGAAGGCAAACAGCAGTCAGAGGTAGAAAGCAGAAAAGTACAGTATATAGTGATCACACAGTATATATGCATTAGTATGCAGAAGTGTTATCCACATGCTGGCTGAGACTATTTTTAGTGGtttgactggactgaaaatattCGAGCTGCAACATAAAACTGGCTTCTTTATTGCAGGAGTAATTCAGTCAGGGCCTATGAATGCTACAAAGTTTCCCTTTCACAGAGTAGGGTCACAGGCAAAGTCCTCTCTGTCAAAGATGTTACACAACATCAAATGTGTTTGTAAATACATTAAAGCAGCATGACCAGGATGGACAGATTTAGAGAGTATATCAGAGAAGAGCTTAGATTTGGCCATTTGGAGACAATGAGGGGTAAGGTCGAGAAGGTTTGACGTCATATATGCATTAGTATGCAAAAGTGTTATCCACATGCTGGCTGGGACTATTTTTAGTGGtttgactggactgaaaatattcgagctgcagaggagagatagttgatatattggacaaagtTTGTTGATGGTTGAGACGGTaggcaggaagaaaagagggaaaTTCATTGactacagagaaaattcatgGATATAGTGGAGGGGGGAAAGGTTGATGTGACAGAGGACGATGCTAGGGGTAAAGTGAGATGAAGGCAGACGAtccgctgtggcgacccctaaatGGAACAGCCGACAGAAAAACACTTGAAAGAAATCGTGATGAGACGCAGAACACGGCAAAGCAAACAACACCACCACGTAGCCGACACAGTAACTGTGATCTTCGCTTTTCCTACCTCGTCCATTGTGAGGTTTCTGTAGTTGAAGTTGCTGCTGCATCGCTGGAAGCAGATTTCAGTCATTCGGTTGTAAACCAGAAGAAAATCCCGCAGCTGAAAAACATACACTCACACTCATCATCCAGCCGTGTTGCTGATTAGGTTATAAAGCAGTGACTTAAAGTGACTTACGTTTCTCAGCTGTTGGTCAGGATCCATCGTGGAAATTTGTCTACTTCTAAGCTAATATGTTAGCATGAGCGGTGATCAGCTGCGGTACTGAACAAATGATCCCACGTTTAGACTGTCTGGGTTGGGTGACGGTACAAATCGACAAGATATAAGTCACATATAGGCTTTAACAACGTAATATTCGCATTTGAAATAAGCGCACCTGAATAATTCGTAGCAACTGCATGACATTCACATGCACGCTGCCATGTTGGTTACGAAGATCGTCTCCGCCCACTAGAGGCTTCAGTacgcagtgaaaaaaaaagtttccattTCCGGCTGGTTAGAAAAAGTGAAAGAtaacatgttgtttttattttattttttaaatttttgttatACATTCTTATATTTCGTGTAAATTATCTACCATAATCTCTCTGCCTGTTTGCTACTGTATTTTACTAACATAATAGCGTTGGGTTGCCGTCTGAAAGGTGGAAGACCTGAGTTTATGGTTTGTTCAGGTTCGTGCAGGTAACCAAGGTCGTAACCAAACTACGCTATTTAAACATAATAACAGAAAAGAGCGAGCTTCCTGTCATAGTTTGAGAAAAACAGCCGAGAAGCTAGCCAGTCTCTACAGGTAGGCCGCAAATGGATAATATGACCCTTCACTGCCTCAGTATAGAACAAACCACTTTGCTACAATTTAGTTTTTCTCTCTAAAGAACTAGTGGTTGGCATTCATTACTTAAATGAGTACTTGCGAGTAATCATTActtaaaaaatacttaaaaatagAGTATAACTTAacattctttaaaaaagaacaaaacaaaacaaaacaaaaaaactccagcGGCACTTGTTACTTAAAAATACTGACCCTTcaatttgtttctttcttttaaggCCTCTGGTTGCTACTCCTTTGTGCAACTGTATCTGCTGGTAAGTACTTTATGTACTGAAAATAATATCCTAGATTGTTATCAGTTACATATGACAGTAGTTACAAATGTTAGAATTTTAGCATAATTTGTGTATATGAGGTTGAAATACTGAGTATATCTTCTGTTGTTTATAATACAAAATAAGGTTATGTTCTTTGAAAACAGTATACTTGGCCTCCCCCTGTAACTGTCTGAGTAGCAAGATTgttattaaagataaaaaaaataacgtgTTCATAATAATATTGATTATCCATGATCACAACCTTTGTCTGTTGTAACCATTGCCAAATAAATTTAGATGACTAATAGCAGTTTTACAAGGAGGTGGAACAGATTAGAAAACCCACTTACAGTTAAGTCCATAGGTTTTTGAACAAAgtacttttttttgtaatgttgcCTCTGTCCATCACCACAGTgggttttaaatcaaacaatcaagatgtgattaTATTGAGGTGCGAACTTTTAGCCTTAACGTAAGTgctttaacaaaagtattgtgTTAATTGTTTTAAAATTGCATGTATTTTTCTACATAAtcccccattttcagaggctcaaaagtatTTTGTAATTGAACAAGCTAACATAATTAAAGAAATTATGACTAGTTTGTAATACTTGGATGGATGTCAACATTTGCCTGACGTCCAGAACCCAtggacatcaccaaatgctgccTTTTCTGTATTAAGATGTCCAGCATTAACCTTTCCCGCAGTCACCTTCAGTGGTGTGCTTTGGATCGTGAGCTGTTTCTCTCTACTGAACTATTCTATTGAATGTCACACTTACAGTAACAGTTGTTCAAAACGCACTATAGAAGTTTAAGGCACAATTCACAAGCTGCAGTGTAACCCACTTTATATTTCATATCTGTCTGGTAATCTTTGTTTCATCTCATCCCCCCTCCTCTCGCTCTCTtcgcacacatacatatacatgaaACAAATAAGCAACTTAAAAATAACACCTGTTCCAATTACTGCAGGTCACATGTGGCATCATAAGCAAACTGTACAATGATAGCAATCTTACAAAGAAACCACATGCCCGACTACAAGCTGAAAGAGAATTGCTGCATTGCTTTTTCATGGGTGaaattaaccctttaaagcctgagCTATGAAACAATTGGCAGAAAATTCTAATTTCTTGAAAACGGAGAGTTTATTAAGCCATCTGACAAATTTGTTTataaattaattacattttaatttccaTATATGGTGTTTCATTTGTATTGTATTGCTACATCTGGtattacagtttaaaaagtcacaaaaaaacTGTATGTATCAAATACGATACACTAGGCGTTAAGGGGTTGTGATTATGCAACCACAAATTTGTACTGTGAGACTGAAGGCCAATGTCATATCTTAATTGCTATTaattaaatgctttttttactttatttttttttattttttttgttattttttcaataaaaaattaatcttcttttgtattttctgtcttCTCACAGCTACATTATGCAATTTTGCAGATTTTTGCAGAACCTTGCTGAAAGACAGACAAATACCTTTGAAATTGTACCTCAAGGAAATTTTCTTACTACTTGATGAAAGATAAGTCAGCAGTAAAACACAGTTCCCGCAGGGCCCTCAAAATGAGCGTCAGCTTGGCTGAGCCATTCTTGTGGACTGCACaatcatttaattatttaaatcatTATTATGAAGACGTTATGTAGTTTAATGATTTCCTGCATTGTCAACCTTCCTTTAATACTTTACTGTAACCCAGTCATAAACTTTGGTACTTGGTGTGTATGTTTAATCTAAGAGCATAGTATAAAACAGTATCATTTCCTTTGTCTCTGTAAAGATGAGTGCGTTTCCTTTTGCTTCTCATCATGTCATATTAGATTTCAGAGCACATTAAAAGCTTTATCTCTTTTTTCAATTATACAATTGCGATGGATCTAAAAGCTAAGTTGTCAATTCATACTTATTTATAGAGTAACCCAGGAAATGCCCAGTGCAACTTAATAGGCTACAGTATAAGATTGATACCCATATTCTTAAAAATTGTGGCAGACCTttgggaaaaatatatataaattataaaCTGCTTCTAATTACAACAACTTCTATATATATGCAAAAACATCCTGTATAAATGACTGCCTTTATGTCCTCATACATGACAGTTACTAACGGTGTTATCCgtgaaaagttttttttgtgaCATTCCCATATGTCTGCAAGAGTTGCATCCAAAATGCCCAAGGCCAAAATTTAATCCATAGAGGGGAAGTAGGCCATGGTCAGCTATTGAAAAACTGTCAACAAAGAGTGGGCTGCAGGCTTCTGACTGCTGAGTTCACTGCATAGCTCAATTCCCTCGGCAGATAGCAGGGCAGTAAATTATCCTGCCAAGGGATTACAGTGAGGGAAATAATCATTTAAGCAGATGGCAAATTAGCTCATATGTGCAATAGATTATTAAAGTAACGACCATTGTCATAACCATGACATGTAAAATCCTACATGGTTGACATTTACAACAAAGCAATGTGCCCACAGGGAAAGCAAAATGTCATCACTTATGTCCCACTTAAAGTTTCCCCcccctttttgtttttacttcacTGTTTTTTAAACGTTATCTTCACGTTAATGTTATCTTCACTCTAAGCATTATCGAGAGGCGGTTTCACATATGCTGAGGCATGTCGAGTTTTTCAGTGAAACATTCCCTCTCAGCATATAGCCAGCGCCCACATCGtggaaaacaaatgtaagaTATAGTTTCTTCACACCTTTCTATGAGACATCTGGTAATATATGATGATGAGACATAAAAACAGTGAGAGTTCTTCCATGGCCTGTGATGATTTGGTGTTTTCCTCATCTTTTGcaataaactgaaaattttCCACATGGGCCTTGACATCTAAATGTCACGCAAAGAGTTTCCTTTTcgctttatttacatttattacacCCTCTGCATGAAAGGTACACTTTTCTTCCTCTGTTGCTCAATGAGGAGACCTCATCTTGTCTGCCTCGGAGAGGAAATTGCTCAACCCTGCAAGCAGTTTGAATATTGAAGATGACGTAGTTTCATTTTACAGCTGTAGTAATAGACagtagtttgttttttgcaaataaaataaaataaaataatat
This window harbors:
- the timm10b gene encoding mitochondrial import inner membrane translocase subunit Tim10 B; translation: MDPDQQLRNLRDFLLVYNRMTEICFQRCSSNFNYRNLTMDEERCVDNCAGKLIRSNHRLMGTYVQLMPRMVQRRMEELESKAAENAKEEAASGAAGTEISATHHAPNTSSPLPAELDASVSSELKLSAATPLTPTNETLNAPVLDKAGIGPSYTGGFSQPSVAGGQIDSASSPPLFTSSKSTYLSEDASKSESLSGQKESNK